One window of the Nitrospira sp. genome contains the following:
- the ybeY gene encoding rRNA maturation RNase YbeY, whose product MAVYVRERLTRVRVRQAALRRLAERVLVAVGEKQSELSIDLVADGRMRRLNREYRKKDRTTDVLAFAMRDADVGKGQGARGERQGARGKGPRAKRKRLLPFAPSPAPELLGDVVISIPTATRQARQGGRSLDEELAVLLIHGILHLCGYDHERNELEARRMRRREQAIMRSLTPLPRLLMDPRHGSLITHHG is encoded by the coding sequence ATGGCTGTCTATGTACGTGAGCGTCTCACTCGTGTGAGGGTACGCCAGGCGGCCCTGAGGCGTCTGGCAGAGCGTGTGCTCGTCGCGGTCGGGGAAAAGCAGTCAGAACTTAGTATTGATCTGGTGGCCGATGGGCGGATGCGTCGGTTGAACCGCGAGTATCGGAAGAAGGATCGCACTACCGACGTTCTGGCGTTTGCCATGCGCGATGCTGACGTGGGCAAGGGGCAAGGGGCGAGAGGCGAGAGGCAAGGGGCAAGAGGCAAGGGGCCACGAGCGAAGCGAAAGAGACTCCTTCCTTTCGCCCCCAGCCCCGCGCCCGAACTGCTTGGCGACGTGGTGATCTCAATCCCGACCGCGACGCGTCAGGCGCGGCAGGGAGGCCGGTCGCTCGACGAGGAGCTCGCGGTCTTGCTGATTCATGGTATCTTGCACCTCTGCGGCTACGATCATGAGCGGAACGAGCTGGAAGCCCGCCGCATGCGGCGAAGGGAGCAGGCGATCATGCGATCCCTGACGCCGTTACCAAGACTCCTGATGGATCCTCGTCACGGATCACTCATCACACATCACGGGTGA
- a CDS encoding PhoH family protein → MRKLKLREGTDTAALFGHHDRHLKLIEDDLGVRLSARGEEVTLDGLPDATRQAERILFELANLTNDGLVLQADDVTHALTALRQTPDASVKEVLTNATTIVTKKRFVGPKSPTQKSYIEAIETHDIVIAIGPAGTGKTYLAMAMAVSALMKKEVSRIILARPAVEAGEKLGFLPGDMYAKVNPYLRPLYDALFDMMDMERANRMIERGDIEIAPLAFMRGRTLNDSFVILDEAQNATAEQMKMFLTRLGFHSKVVVTGDITQIDLPSERVSGLIEVKEILRDIEGIAFVYFDEKDVVRHRLVQDIVRAYDRHQSATGGDPRLSKGPAAPQSSPSGSNKWSSSGSPPRGSSGQSH, encoded by the coding sequence GTGCGTAAACTAAAACTACGAGAAGGCACGGACACTGCCGCCCTCTTCGGTCACCACGACCGGCACCTCAAACTGATTGAGGACGATCTCGGCGTGCGGCTGTCCGCGCGCGGTGAAGAAGTCACCCTCGACGGTCTTCCTGACGCGACTCGCCAAGCCGAACGGATCCTCTTCGAACTCGCGAATCTCACCAACGATGGACTGGTGCTTCAAGCCGATGATGTGACGCATGCGCTGACCGCGCTGCGCCAGACGCCGGATGCCTCCGTTAAAGAGGTGCTGACCAACGCCACGACGATAGTCACGAAGAAGCGGTTCGTCGGCCCGAAATCTCCCACGCAGAAATCCTACATTGAAGCGATTGAGACGCACGACATTGTGATTGCGATCGGGCCTGCCGGGACGGGCAAGACCTATCTGGCGATGGCGATGGCGGTCAGTGCGTTGATGAAGAAGGAAGTGAGTCGCATCATTCTGGCGCGGCCTGCGGTCGAGGCCGGCGAGAAGCTCGGCTTTCTCCCCGGCGATATGTACGCAAAGGTGAATCCGTATCTGCGCCCGCTGTACGATGCGTTGTTTGACATGATGGATATGGAGCGGGCCAATCGCATGATTGAACGCGGGGATATCGAGATCGCGCCGTTGGCATTCATGCGCGGGCGCACCTTGAATGATTCGTTCGTCATTTTGGACGAAGCGCAGAATGCCACAGCGGAACAGATGAAAATGTTTCTCACCAGATTAGGATTTCATTCAAAGGTGGTCGTGACCGGAGATATCACGCAGATCGATCTGCCGTCTGAGCGGGTGTCCGGTCTTATCGAAGTGAAGGAAATCTTGCGCGATATCGAAGGGATTGCCTTCGTGTATTTCGATGAGAAAGATGTGGTCCGTCATCGGCTGGTCCAGGACATCGTCAGAGCCTACGATCGACATCAGTCTGCAACCGGTGGTGATCCCAGGCTATCCAAGGGGCCGGCAGCACCACAATCGTCTCCTTCCGGGTCCAACAAGTGGTCCTCCTCTGGTTCGCCGCCCCGCGGCTCCTCGGGTCAATCCCACTAA
- a CDS encoding putative Ig domain-containing protein — MVLAKLLTETLSLTNPVGVQALAEDPERDPITYSYQWYVNDAPVAGQTSPTFPAELLRRGQMISAEITPSDGKQKGKPVRTPAAQVGNTAPHLTAVTLTPQTVQPGGKLTAEVVATDPDHDRVDLTYRWFRNDAVVKEGEEAFFDTTGLVPRDNVVVEVTARDPQAVGNMVRSEIVTLGNTAPTIVSTPPAPVTPDQYEYAVRATDSDGDRLTYELETAPAGMTIEPGSGRITWMIPPGNRGVFHVKVLAKDGQGGTAYQEFDLAFGVGIPGKPAGA, encoded by the coding sequence ATGGTGCTGGCGAAGCTTCTCACGGAGACTCTCTCCCTGACGAATCCGGTCGGAGTCCAAGCCCTGGCGGAGGATCCTGAGCGGGACCCCATCACCTATTCCTATCAGTGGTATGTGAATGATGCGCCGGTCGCCGGCCAAACGAGCCCGACCTTTCCGGCCGAACTGTTGCGCCGGGGGCAAATGATTTCTGCCGAGATCACACCCTCTGATGGAAAGCAGAAGGGAAAACCGGTCCGCACTCCGGCGGCGCAGGTCGGCAATACCGCTCCCCATCTCACCGCAGTGACATTGACCCCTCAGACAGTACAGCCCGGGGGCAAGCTGACCGCAGAGGTGGTTGCGACCGACCCTGATCATGACCGGGTTGATTTGACCTATCGCTGGTTCCGGAATGATGCAGTCGTGAAGGAGGGGGAAGAGGCGTTCTTTGATACGACGGGATTGGTTCCGCGAGACAACGTTGTGGTCGAAGTGACGGCGCGCGATCCCCAGGCCGTCGGCAATATGGTTCGTTCAGAGATCGTAACGTTGGGCAATACGGCTCCTACGATCGTATCGACTCCCCCCGCGCCGGTGACGCCGGATCAATATGAGTATGCCGTGAGAGCGACGGACTCCGACGGGGATCGCTTGACCTATGAATTAGAAACGGCTCCTGCCGGGATGACCATCGAGCCAGGTTCAGGCCGGATTACCTGGATGATCCCGCCGGGCAACCGGGGCGTCTTCCACGTCAAGGTCTTGGCAAAAGATGGCCAGGGAGGCACGGCCTATCAGGAGTTTGACCTTGCGTTCGGCGTCGGCATCCCTGGTAAACCAGCGGGGGCGTAA
- a CDS encoding PilC/PilY family type IV pilus protein: MKSRNIATCGAVMLAVLVCLWGARAAQAQTMDQYYAVPPFVSDQVAPNILILMDNSGSMTNRACESANCGTLPPPGGGVSTVTVFTNSTRYSGFFDPLSCYTYNGAYTVTGQPNGRFELAGPKAPAAVATACSSTQWDGNFLNWAVFRRFDAVKVAMIGGDCAVGRAADGTCPATGAPSMKTIASQRRYAGTGNGHETAAIVSGGGINGYGGRIPTAATPGTPGTIRVHLRGGTSGMQGTFCIDDDATAPGNTATTCVDADGFAETQYAVRLAVATEPAGVVQQIGPQARFGLAVFNNNFAPSGSTSGQNDGLQVLVGIGSRQSIDFNGTFVETFNTNTAAMVDAVEEAWPSTWTPLAETLYEAARYVAQINSSMYPSAYVYPIGYAPGVALATNGIGSLGTGGGGAGTPEITALTGTEVCPSGYVSGGPTATCAAGRDPYFYGSNHTPAWATTSTQVPCCKTFVLVFTDGEPTQDRNIPGADPVTGVCTSSSTSLCNYAQANAPAYAGTPCTSNRGAPYVNNPGSTCNNDPATPPNILLKQHRTDYDAQGFANGTHFLDDVAYWSHINDLRPCNGTADGTIAALGVSGRCLPGLQNLTVYTFYAFGVITGRELLMHAALLGGFEDTNNNKLPDLQDEWDKVINATGAPGSDGIPDTYFESSNVDDLQDRLMATITAIIRKSASGTSISVLATASTGEGSIYQAYFFTSDVGLGGANVKWTGYTHSLFVDGFGNFREDTVQDGKLVYEQDRIITTRYDNDPSSGTYQKVLVDKFVDLNGDGVADSATPILTSDLKSIVPVWEAGKELAYTTSGARTILTWVDANNNGVVDPAEQIDFNTANCAALKDYLRYPAATACDSGGSATNLINFIRGDEVAGLRTRMLETPVGSRTYKVWKLGDPIHSTPTIVSAPKARYDLAYGDADYNLFYQKYRNRRQVAYVGANDGMLHAFNGGYYHKGDDSTTAGTVEHGWYTKNPTDNSSGPNLGAEMWSFIPQELLPQLQWLARVDYSHVYYVDLKPTITEARVFTPDADHPGGWGTLLIGGFRMGGSCGQCIAGGGAPPMTATIGGTSRTFYSAYFALDVTNPEVSPKLKWVFTDSGLGLTTSYPSVVRMKPDSITPPDTSTSPLNEKWFVIFGSGPNGYQADLPVVPGPTQQGAKLYVVDLKNGPKVAPGGSLTTMPVGTWRSFMGHVVSIDKDLDWRTDVAYSGRTIHDGALPWRGKMYRLTMNCPAAPCTTDTWGIANGANRTPTEVIDTFVDAGTGTTVEVGPTAAAPAVTIDDTNATWVFFGTGRYFGNADKVDEDIQRLYGLKDKVMNGTCVQTTTVSCFSNDLVNVTNAVVCLVCASGTNQVSDPTNPGATSVEGTGANSMMGLVASKDGWRVTLPGPVTISGVSYSAERSVVNPTLIAGVIFLPTFVPTNNFCASDGISYLYVLFYKTGTAPPYPVVGTTPSGANTNINTRVDLGVGLASSGSMHTGQEGAKINFQLSGGNANSPPAGLNGFYSKYVSWVHQRD; the protein is encoded by the coding sequence ATGAAGAGCCGGAATATCGCCACTTGTGGAGCCGTCATGCTGGCGGTGTTGGTCTGTCTCTGGGGGGCGCGCGCGGCGCAAGCCCAAACGATGGACCAGTACTATGCCGTGCCGCCGTTCGTCAGCGACCAAGTCGCGCCGAATATTCTGATCCTCATGGACAACTCGGGCAGCATGACCAATCGCGCCTGCGAATCGGCGAATTGCGGCACACTCCCCCCTCCGGGTGGAGGCGTGTCGACGGTCACGGTATTCACCAACAGCACCCGCTATTCGGGATTCTTCGACCCGCTGTCCTGTTACACCTACAACGGGGCCTATACGGTGACAGGCCAGCCGAACGGGCGGTTTGAACTGGCGGGGCCGAAGGCGCCAGCGGCGGTGGCGACTGCCTGTTCCTCTACCCAATGGGATGGGAACTTCCTGAACTGGGCCGTCTTCCGGCGGTTCGATGCCGTGAAAGTAGCCATGATCGGAGGCGACTGCGCGGTGGGCCGCGCCGCGGACGGGACCTGCCCGGCGACGGGGGCGCCGTCGATGAAAACCATCGCGTCGCAACGACGCTATGCGGGGACCGGCAACGGTCACGAGACCGCCGCGATCGTCAGCGGCGGCGGGATCAACGGCTATGGCGGACGGATCCCAACGGCGGCGACGCCGGGCACGCCGGGCACTATTCGGGTTCACTTGCGGGGTGGAACCTCCGGTATGCAGGGGACCTTCTGCATCGACGATGACGCCACCGCACCGGGCAACACCGCCACGACCTGCGTTGATGCAGACGGCTTCGCGGAGACTCAATATGCGGTCCGGCTCGCCGTCGCCACCGAGCCGGCCGGAGTGGTGCAGCAAATAGGCCCCCAGGCCCGCTTCGGCTTGGCGGTCTTCAACAACAACTTCGCGCCCAGTGGGTCAACAAGCGGGCAGAACGACGGCCTCCAAGTGCTTGTCGGGATCGGAAGCCGCCAGTCCATCGACTTCAATGGAACCTTCGTCGAAACCTTCAACACGAATACGGCGGCCATGGTGGACGCGGTGGAAGAAGCCTGGCCCTCGACCTGGACGCCGCTCGCCGAAACGCTGTACGAAGCGGCGCGCTACGTGGCGCAGATCAATTCCAGCATGTATCCGAGCGCCTATGTTTATCCGATCGGCTACGCGCCCGGCGTGGCGTTGGCGACGAACGGCATTGGGTCCTTAGGGACCGGCGGGGGCGGGGCGGGGACGCCGGAAATCACGGCATTGACCGGTACCGAGGTCTGCCCGTCCGGCTATGTTTCAGGAGGGCCGACCGCGACGTGCGCGGCTGGTCGCGATCCCTACTTCTATGGCAGCAACCATACCCCGGCCTGGGCGACCACCTCGACACAGGTGCCCTGCTGCAAGACCTTCGTGCTTGTTTTTACCGACGGGGAACCGACGCAGGATAGGAATATTCCTGGCGCCGATCCGGTGACCGGAGTATGCACCTCGAGCTCAACCTCGCTCTGCAACTATGCGCAAGCGAATGCGCCGGCCTATGCCGGGACCCCCTGCACCAGCAACCGGGGTGCGCCCTATGTCAACAATCCAGGATCAACCTGCAACAACGACCCCGCCACTCCACCGAATATTCTGTTGAAACAGCATCGGACGGATTACGACGCCCAGGGATTCGCCAATGGCACGCACTTTCTGGACGACGTGGCCTATTGGTCTCACATCAACGATCTGCGGCCTTGCAATGGCACGGCGGATGGCACGATTGCGGCGCTGGGAGTGTCCGGACGTTGCCTGCCGGGGCTGCAAAACCTCACGGTCTATACCTTCTACGCCTTCGGCGTGATCACCGGACGCGAGCTGCTGATGCATGCGGCGCTGTTGGGCGGGTTTGAAGACACCAATAACAATAAGCTGCCTGATCTCCAGGACGAATGGGATAAGGTCATCAACGCCACCGGGGCGCCCGGCAGCGACGGGATTCCGGACACCTATTTCGAATCGTCGAATGTGGACGACTTGCAAGATCGGCTGATGGCCACCATCACGGCGATTATCCGCAAGAGCGCGTCCGGGACCTCGATCTCGGTGCTCGCCACTGCCTCGACCGGGGAAGGATCGATCTATCAAGCCTACTTCTTCACGAGCGACGTGGGTCTGGGTGGGGCGAATGTGAAGTGGACCGGTTACACCCATTCCCTGTTCGTTGATGGGTTCGGCAATTTCCGTGAAGATACCGTCCAGGACGGAAAGCTGGTGTATGAGCAGGATCGGATCATTACCACCAGGTACGATAACGATCCATCGAGCGGGACGTATCAGAAGGTGCTCGTGGACAAGTTTGTCGATCTCAACGGAGATGGAGTAGCCGACAGCGCCACGCCGATCCTGACCTCCGATCTGAAATCTATTGTGCCGGTGTGGGAGGCGGGGAAAGAGTTGGCCTACACCACATCAGGGGCGCGTACGATTCTGACGTGGGTCGATGCGAACAATAATGGTGTCGTCGATCCAGCCGAGCAGATCGATTTCAATACGGCAAACTGCGCGGCGCTCAAAGACTATCTCCGGTATCCCGCTGCCACTGCTTGCGATAGCGGCGGTTCTGCCACAAATCTCATCAATTTTATTCGTGGCGACGAGGTGGCGGGCCTGCGGACGAGAATGTTGGAGACACCGGTCGGGAGCAGGACGTATAAGGTCTGGAAGTTGGGAGATCCGATCCATTCCACGCCGACCATTGTGAGCGCGCCGAAGGCTCGATACGATTTGGCCTATGGCGATGCCGATTACAATCTGTTTTATCAGAAATACCGGAATCGCCGGCAAGTGGCCTATGTCGGCGCGAACGATGGAATGCTCCATGCGTTCAACGGCGGGTATTACCACAAGGGCGATGATTCAACGACGGCTGGCACCGTTGAGCATGGATGGTACACCAAGAATCCGACCGACAATTCAAGCGGCCCGAACCTCGGGGCTGAGATGTGGTCGTTCATTCCGCAGGAATTGCTCCCTCAGCTCCAGTGGCTGGCGCGGGTCGACTATAGCCATGTGTACTACGTCGATTTGAAGCCGACGATCACGGAAGCGCGGGTGTTCACTCCGGATGCCGACCATCCGGGCGGATGGGGCACGCTTCTCATCGGGGGATTCCGCATGGGCGGCAGTTGCGGGCAATGTATTGCTGGGGGTGGGGCTCCGCCGATGACGGCCACGATTGGCGGGACGTCTCGCACGTTTTATAGCGCCTACTTCGCGCTCGACGTGACTAATCCGGAAGTCAGCCCGAAACTGAAGTGGGTATTTACCGACAGCGGGTTGGGTTTGACGACCAGCTATCCCTCGGTGGTGCGGATGAAGCCCGATAGCATCACACCACCCGATACCAGCACATCACCGCTGAACGAGAAGTGGTTCGTGATATTCGGGTCCGGCCCCAACGGCTACCAGGCCGATTTGCCGGTGGTCCCCGGTCCAACGCAACAGGGGGCGAAGTTGTATGTGGTGGATCTCAAGAACGGGCCGAAGGTGGCTCCCGGCGGCAGTCTGACGACCATGCCTGTCGGAACCTGGCGATCGTTTATGGGGCATGTGGTGTCGATCGATAAGGATCTGGATTGGCGGACAGACGTTGCTTATTCAGGGCGCACGATCCACGATGGGGCGCTGCCCTGGCGCGGGAAAATGTACCGGCTCACCATGAATTGTCCGGCTGCTCCTTGCACTACGGATACCTGGGGGATTGCGAATGGGGCCAATCGGACGCCGACGGAAGTGATCGATACCTTCGTCGATGCCGGCACGGGCACAACGGTTGAAGTCGGCCCGACGGCCGCCGCGCCGGCGGTGACGATCGACGACACGAATGCGACCTGGGTCTTCTTTGGAACAGGCCGGTACTTTGGTAATGCCGACAAGGTGGATGAAGACATTCAGCGGCTCTACGGTCTCAAAGACAAGGTTATGAACGGGACCTGCGTGCAAACCACGACGGTAAGCTGCTTTAGTAACGATTTGGTCAATGTGACCAATGCGGTTGTCTGTCTAGTGTGTGCTTCTGGAACGAATCAAGTCAGCGATCCGACGAATCCCGGTGCGACGAGCGTCGAGGGTACCGGGGCGAATTCGATGATGGGGTTGGTCGCAAGTAAGGACGGGTGGCGGGTTACGTTACCGGGGCCTGTGACAATCTCCGGTGTGAGTTACTCCGCTGAGCGATCGGTAGTCAATCCCACCCTGATAGCCGGGGTCATATTCTTGCCGACATTCGTTCCAACCAACAATTTCTGTGCATCCGACGGAATCAGCTATCTGTATGTTCTCTTCTATAAAACAGGAACTGCGCCTCCCTACCCTGTGGTAGGAACCACGCCGTCCGGTGCGAATACGAATATCAACACCAGGGTTGATCTTGGAGTGGGTCTAGCCTCATCCGGATCGATGCATACTGGGCAAGAGGGGGCAAAGATTAATTTCCAGCTGAGTGGAGGTAACGCAAATTCCCCCCCCGCTGGTCTCAATGGTTTCTATAGTAAGTATGTGAGCTGGGTGCATCAACGAGACTGA
- a CDS encoding PilW family protein: protein MTAQAHDRNQAQAGFTLTEVMVATMMTTALLAAGFGALTVTQKGARVSGQVGNTQATARNALDMITADLKLAGFGMQGLTTPVGGCHINGTPSALVPVDNSPAGADFGPDSISMVVPMTNSITAVGALWQVFVPPNGTIGGPKVPIANIPMPANATTGMGNALSGGFLALPGNVVSIGGVAGSTILAANPGGLTINPPIQDPTAFGTGTQVYLVQCITYQVIPPPDALNICQGSAPCLVRGAVPAALVLPGTSPNCNQVNANCVPIMDGVEDLQLEYACDGCSPMIRSASLDGQIDDLSGNGIFDAPDFVTNRNWFGTAAPFGASMTPMKIRMAQVSIVARQTQLDQGLGEGISTNVSNSNGIINVSDHNHATGVFAFGDNTTPAQQQAYMQFRRRVQTRTVELRNMRAYP from the coding sequence ATGACAGCACAGGCGCATGACCGGAACCAGGCCCAAGCTGGATTTACGCTGACGGAAGTCATGGTTGCGACCATGATGACGACGGCGCTGCTCGCGGCTGGATTCGGGGCCTTGACCGTGACTCAGAAGGGCGCCAGGGTCAGCGGGCAGGTGGGCAATACGCAAGCCACAGCCCGCAATGCCCTCGATATGATCACGGCCGATCTGAAACTGGCCGGTTTCGGGATGCAGGGACTCACGACACCCGTCGGGGGGTGTCATATCAACGGGACTCCGTCGGCACTTGTTCCTGTGGACAACTCCCCGGCAGGAGCCGATTTCGGACCTGACTCCATCTCAATGGTCGTTCCGATGACGAATTCGATTACGGCGGTAGGAGCCTTGTGGCAGGTGTTTGTGCCGCCGAATGGGACAATCGGAGGACCAAAGGTGCCGATTGCCAACATACCGATGCCGGCGAATGCCACTACGGGGATGGGCAACGCGCTCTCTGGCGGGTTTCTCGCACTGCCGGGAAATGTGGTGTCAATCGGCGGAGTGGCCGGGTCGACCATCCTAGCAGCGAATCCTGGTGGATTGACCATAAATCCGCCCATCCAGGATCCGACGGCGTTTGGTACCGGAACTCAGGTCTATCTGGTGCAGTGCATTACCTATCAAGTAATTCCGCCCCCTGACGCCCTCAATATTTGCCAGGGGTCGGCGCCCTGTCTCGTGCGTGGGGCGGTTCCCGCCGCGCTGGTATTGCCGGGCACGTCGCCGAACTGCAATCAGGTCAACGCGAACTGTGTGCCTATTATGGATGGGGTCGAAGACCTCCAGTTGGAATATGCGTGCGATGGCTGCAGTCCGATGATCAGGTCCGCAAGTCTTGATGGGCAGATCGACGATTTGAGTGGGAATGGCATCTTCGATGCCCCCGATTTTGTGACCAATAGGAATTGGTTCGGCACGGCGGCGCCGTTCGGCGCGTCCATGACGCCGATGAAGATCCGCATGGCGCAAGTGTCGATCGTCGCCCGGCAAACGCAATTAGACCAGGGGCTGGGCGAAGGCATCTCGACGAACGTATCGAACAGTAACGGGATTATCAACGTGAGCGACCATAATCATGCAACCGGGGTCTTTGCGTTCGGCGATAACACTACGCCGGCTCAACAGCAAGCCTATATGCAGTTTCGCAGACGGGTGCAGACTCGCACGGTTGAGCTTCGAAATATGAGGGCATATCCATGA
- a CDS encoding prepilin-type N-terminal cleavage/methylation domain-containing protein — protein sequence MKVRNEQGFTLAEVLISAAILGVGVMGMAAMQGVSFGKNVDANDLSIVTNIAADMMERIQNNRQYSWAYHNLDTTGVGNCLVGGLPAPPPLGIPPIPSNKPEVIQTVQGDCAQWRARILGSNLVNGVGLVTATSVGPAGSGAMQVTVRVNWNERASTQRARTVAFQTLIVPE from the coding sequence ATGAAGGTACGCAACGAACAGGGGTTTACGCTGGCAGAGGTACTGATCTCGGCGGCCATTCTCGGCGTGGGTGTGATGGGTATGGCAGCCATGCAGGGCGTGTCTTTCGGCAAGAATGTGGATGCCAACGATTTATCCATTGTGACGAACATCGCCGCCGACATGATGGAGCGGATCCAGAACAATCGGCAGTACTCCTGGGCGTACCACAATCTTGATACCACTGGTGTCGGCAACTGCCTTGTAGGTGGACTTCCGGCACCGCCACCGCTGGGCATCCCACCGATCCCGTCCAACAAGCCGGAGGTGATTCAGACGGTGCAGGGGGATTGCGCTCAGTGGCGGGCGAGGATTTTAGGCTCAAACCTCGTGAACGGAGTTGGTCTGGTAACTGCGACTTCGGTGGGGCCGGCTGGATCCGGAGCGATGCAAGTCACGGTCAGAGTGAACTGGAATGAGCGAGCATCGACACAGCGAGCCAGAACCGTCGCGTTTCAAACGCTTATCGTTCCTGAGTAA
- a CDS encoding prepilin-type N-terminal cleavage/methylation domain-containing protein: MHARSNRLRKVRTQEGGFTLLEIMIVVVIIGISAALAVPNLTFMYAKYELYQTTTTLYNRLLMARTAAISRSAMIVATPANIPMGQDQVTFTAPLGAETLPLNVRFVLPLPVNPIGYTPRGLSTTPLAAQTIQLQSVRNPSLIYTISLAPSGKVTWCRQAINPCVLNATS; the protein is encoded by the coding sequence ATGCACGCTAGATCAAACAGGCTACGCAAGGTCCGTACACAGGAAGGGGGGTTCACCCTTCTTGAGATCATGATCGTCGTCGTCATTATCGGAATTTCTGCGGCGCTGGCCGTTCCGAATCTGACGTTCATGTATGCCAAGTACGAGCTCTATCAAACAACGACGACGCTCTATAACCGTCTCCTCATGGCTCGCACTGCGGCGATTAGCCGGAGCGCTATGATTGTGGCTACTCCTGCCAATATACCGATGGGCCAGGACCAGGTGACGTTCACCGCGCCACTTGGAGCAGAGACCTTGCCTTTAAATGTGAGATTTGTCCTGCCACTGCCAGTTAACCCTATCGGCTATACGCCTAGAGGGCTGAGCACGACGCCTCTGGCGGCTCAGACAATTCAACTACAAAGCGTACGTAACCCTAGTCTGATTTACACGATCTCACTCGCGCCTTCGGGAAAAGTGACGTGGTGTCGGCAGGCCATCAACCCTTGTGTGTTGAACGCCACATCATGA
- a CDS encoding type II toxin-antitoxin system VapC family toxin has translation MGSSSRVKLLLDTHVLLWSVLEPGHLSAEIRAELENLHNELWLSPITLWEVHLLAEKKRIHLQPDPAAWIQCLLDTIPFREAPLTHAVAVMSRHIDLSHQDPADRFLAATAAVYGLTLLTADERLLHSHQFSVLAARP, from the coding sequence ATGGGAAGCTCTTCGCGCGTGAAGCTGTTGCTCGATACTCACGTCCTTCTCTGGAGCGTGCTTGAACCGGGTCACCTATCGGCAGAGATCAGAGCCGAGTTAGAAAATCTCCACAACGAACTCTGGCTGTCGCCCATCACGCTGTGGGAAGTGCATCTGTTGGCTGAGAAGAAGCGTATTCACCTTCAACCCGACCCTGCCGCATGGATTCAGTGTCTGCTGGATACGATCCCATTTCGTGAAGCGCCTCTTACGCATGCCGTTGCGGTGATGAGCCGGCACATCGATCTTTCCCATCAAGACCCAGCCGATCGGTTTCTTGCCGCGACTGCCGCTGTCTATGGCTTGACGTTGCTGACGGCCGATGAGCGGCTCCTGCACTCGCATCAGTTCTCCGTACTCGCTGCGCGACCCTAA